TACAGGCGCCGTCGGATTCATCGTGCGGTTTATATTTTTCGGTATCGATAAAATTGTGAATCACTTCGATCTTACGGTTGGGTTTAATCTCGGAATAGGTCCGGTTGCGGAGATATTTAGATACCGCCGTCGTGCCGTCGCTTTCGTCGATACTGAATTTGATAAGATTCAGAAAAGACCTATCCATAGCCAGCAGCGTTATATCCGTTCCATGCAGCGTCGTGACGATCTTCAATTCCTTGATGCGGTTATTTTTTCGTATGATCTGTTTTGCAAGATACGCGCTGGGCGCATGCGGTATCGCGTAATGCACATGGAGCAAATCGAGATCTTCAAACTCAGCAACCTCAGCCATACGCGCGGCGAGGGACAACGCATACGGCGTATATTCAAAAACCGGATACGTCATAACGTCAACGGCATGGAAATAAATATGTTCTCGAAAGGACGCTAAACGGAACGGGATGTCGGAGGTGATAAAATGAATATCGTGGCCTCGTTTTGCAAGCTCAATACCCAGTTCAGTAGCAACAACACCGCTGCCTCCATAGGTCGGGTAACACGTAACGCCAATTTTCATTTTTTTCTTTCTAAACTATCTTCGCCTGAATACAATATACACACCATACGCGACGACAATACCGATCATGATGTATCGGTTGAAGTCAGGGCCAAAAAGGCCAAACATATTCAATACAATAGTCAGGATCATCAGACCTATGACCGACCAACCGTAGATCTGCCAGTAAAAAGCCCGCTTACGTTTGGCTTCGGCTTTCGCATCCTCGGCATCCTGAATATCATTATGGTTTTCTAAAGGAGTTCGTTCTTCAGACATGAATGTTAATTTCTGGAAATTTTTAAAATCTTAAGCTGCAATTCGCCGTTGGGAACCTGAATGGTCGCCGTATCCCCGACGGCCTTACCGAGCAGCCCTTTACCGATCGGCGTATTGACGGATATTTTTCCCGTTTCCCAATCGGCTTCGTTATCCGGAACCAACGTGTACGTTATTTTTTCTTTAGTTTTGATGTTTTGAAGATTCACCGTTGCCAAAATGTATACTTTATCCGATGGAATATCTTCTTCTTTGACGATCACCGCATGCATGAGTTTATATTCCATATCGTTGATGCGGTTTTGCAGATGCTGGAGTTCTTCCTTCGCGGCATGGTATTCCGCATTTTCTTTGAGATCACCGTGCTCGCGCGCGACTTGAACACGGTTTGTGATCTCAGGGCGTTTCACGTTTTTCAACTGCTTGATCTCTTCCTTCATTTTTTTAAGGCCCTCCGGGGTCACATAAAACTTCGCCATTGTTTAAGAATTTTCTCCTTTTCGTTAACAAAAATTATGAAACTAGCCTGTTTCTGAAATATTTTCCCGCAGGTCTTGCTAATTACGCAGACAAACTTTCTGCGGGAATCGGCGAAATTTACGGAATATTATATTTGTTTTTCTCATTCAATCGGAGCCGTTGTGAAATCATTTAAGAATAGCGAGCACTTCCTGTTGCAGCGGCGTTCCCGTCACAAGAATGTCTTTATTTTCCATGACAAATACATCGATTTCAGTGCGCACGCCGAAGTCATCGATAAAATAGATTCCGGGCTCTATCGAAAAACAAGTGCGCGGTATGATACGGCGATTGTCTTTTGTCTCGAGATTATCTATGTTCGCGCCATTGCCATGAACGTCCTCTCCGATCGAATGTCCCGTGCGGTGAATAAAATATTCGCCGTATCCCTTCGATTTAATATAATTTCGGCACACGTCATCAACCTGCCATCCGTAAAGCGGCTGTTCCTTAGTTATTTCATTCTTGATAAAACTCACAGCGGCGTCGCGCGCGCCTTTCACTACCTGAAAAATCTTTTCGTATTTTTCCGGAACCGTTGTCCCCGCGTAACCTACCCATGTGTAGTCGGCGTAAACTCCTCTCGGCGTGTTTTTCTTACACCAAAGATCGATCAGAACAAAATCGTTTTCGTGAATCTCTTTGAAAACATCTTTAGTGGGTTCATAATGCGGATCGCCGGAATTTTGGTTGACGGAACAATTTGGAAAATGCTCGGTTGTCATCCCGTGTTCGCGGATGCGCTTAAGTATAAATTGCTGTACGTCATATTCCGTGATTTTTTGTTTTGATTTGAGTTTACTCTTTATTTCCGCAAACGCCTCGTGAACGAACTTGATCAGCGCGCGCGAGGCTTCGAGGTGAAATTCAAGCTGTTCGTTATCCCAGATAGAATCGAAGAATTGGATAAGATCCGCTGAAGAAACGACTTCAGCGCCCGTAGTTTTTTTAACGAGTTCGACGGTACCGGCGTCCACGATCGAAATGTACGGGATATTTGCTTCCGGTGAATATTCCATCGCGATTTTCTTGCCGCCTCTAACCATTCGTTTAAGCGCGTCTTCAAGTTCACGCCAGCTTGAATAGATCATTTTGTCGCCCGGCAGCGTATCCAATGTCCCTCGTTCGATACCGTGAACCAATTTTTGCGGCACGCCTTTGGCAGGAATGTAATAAAAAAAACGCCTCATCTGCGTCAGATGTTCCGGCAGAACAAGAATTTTTTGCGCGATAGAATTATTTTTTCGAAAGCTGTAGAATAACCACCCGTCAAGTCCCAATGTCTGAAGGGAATCTTGGATCTGTTTTACCCGGCTGTCCGATAGTCCTTTTTCGAATGTTGTTTCCATAATGTATTCCTGATTAAAAGTGTTTAAAGCCCTTAACTTCGATTTTTGTTTTCTTGTTATTCCTTATCCCGCTAATCATGTTAGAAGCGGTCATTCTTCCGATAGCGGTAATGTTCTTTCCCAAAATTCGTTTGGCCTTCTTAAAATTCTTCGGCGTGAGGGTCATCAACAGCTCATATTCCTCACCGCCGTGCAATACGTAATCCAGAATATTATCTTTTTTTAGTTGTGCCGCTCTTAGCGTTTCGGGATGAACAGGGATATGCGCCAATTCTAATTCCGCGCCGGCTTTGCTTGCCCTGCAGATATGGCTGAGATCCGAAGATAGCCCGTCGCTGATATCAATACAGCTATTTATTTTAACCCCTTTTTTTAAAAGCAGGCGAATCCACTCGTTACGTGGCTCAGGATTCAAATGTTTCTCTGTAATATAAGAAAATACTGAAGATCGTTTACGATTCTGCAAAATGCTCAGGCCCGCATGCGATCCGCCAAGATCGCCCGTGACTGCAATAATATCGCCGACTTTTGCCGAAGATCGTTTCAGAATATATCTTGGCTCAACCTCTCCGAGTAAAGTAATACAGATTACCAATTCACTTTTCGCCCGAGTGATATTTCCGCCTATTACCTGTGTCTGATACTTTTTTGCGATCTCCGAAATACCGCGATACAGTTCCGTGATATTATCTGCAGTGATTTTGGCGGGAATCGTCAGATTGAGCAGCGCCCATGTCGGAACGGCTCCCATCGCCGCAATATCGCTTAGATTGGACGACAGCGCTTTCCGGCCCAATTTTTTAAAATTCGAATATCGAAGATCAAAATGAATACCTTCAACTAACGCATCGACGGTGACAACATTCCACATATTTTTGGATGTCTTAAACACCGCCGCGTCGTCTCCAATACCGAGTACCAGCTTTGAGTTTCTTTGACCTTTTTTTAGAATCCGGCTGATCAAATTGATTAGACCGAATTCGTCAACCTGCTGCATGCTCGTTTTTGGCGCCATAAACGTTGGCAATATAAACGAATATCTGCATTTAATCAAATTGTTTTTAAAGATCAACTGGCTTGAAAACGCCGTATGTAGCGGGGTTTTTAGGGGATTTAGAATTCAAAAATGGTTCCGATGGTATAACTTCGTCCGGGCATCCGATATCGTTCAATTTCTTCGTATTGCGTGTTGGTAATGTTGTTCACCGCAAAATAAACCAGCAGGCCATGCTGAAATTTGTAAGATAGCTTTGAATTTAATGCAAAAAAGGCATCCGGCTCGCTTCCTGGATAGATCGAAACCTCTTGTATTGAGCTGTTATATCGTCCGTTCACAT
This genomic stretch from bacterium harbors:
- the thiL gene encoding thiamine-phosphate kinase, with the translated sequence MAPKTSMQQVDEFGLINLISRILKKGQRNSKLVLGIGDDAAVFKTSKNMWNVVTVDALVEGIHFDLRYSNFKKLGRKALSSNLSDIAAMGAVPTWALLNLTIPAKITADNITELYRGISEIAKKYQTQVIGGNITRAKSELVICITLLGEVEPRYILKRSSAKVGDIIAVTGDLGGSHAGLSILQNRKRSSVFSYITEKHLNPEPRNEWIRLLLKKGVKINSCIDISDGLSSDLSHICRASKAGAELELAHIPVHPETLRAAQLKKDNILDYVLHGGEEYELLMTLTPKNFKKAKRILGKNITAIGRMTASNMISGIRNNKKTKIEVKGFKHF
- the bshA gene encoding N-acetyl-alpha-D-glucosaminyl L-malate synthase BshA, whose product is MKIGVTCYPTYGGSGVVATELGIELAKRGHDIHFITSDIPFRLASFREHIYFHAVDVMTYPVFEYTPYALSLAARMAEVAEFEDLDLLHVHYAIPHAPSAYLAKQIIRKNNRIKELKIVTTLHGTDITLLAMDRSFLNLIKFSIDESDGTTAVSKYLRNRTYSEIKPNRKIEVIHNFIDTEKYKPHDESDGACNGFLHHIAPKGEKIIMHTSNFRPLKRLNDVIKIFAKVKESVNSKLVLIGDGPERYNTEQLARELHVEHDVLFLGKQEAVSDLICKADVFLLPSESESFGLAALEAMASGVPVVTTNVGGLPEINVHGETGYLEKLGDVDAMADDIVKILSDKSLQQQLGNASRKRVIDNFGTDRVVQMYIDYYENVLSGKNI
- a CDS encoding DUF2207 domain-containing protein, whose amino-acid sequence is MSEERTPLENHNDIQDAEDAKAEAKRKRAFYWQIYGWSVIGLMILTIVLNMFGLFGPDFNRYIMIGIVVAYGVYIVFRRR
- the greA gene encoding transcription elongation factor GreA, with the translated sequence MAKFYVTPEGLKKMKEEIKQLKNVKRPEITNRVQVAREHGDLKENAEYHAAKEELQHLQNRINDMEYKLMHAVIVKEEDIPSDKVYILATVNLQNIKTKEKITYTLVPDNEADWETGKISVNTPIGKGLLGKAVGDTATIQVPNGELQLKILKISRN
- a CDS encoding M24 family metallopeptidase, whose protein sequence is METTFEKGLSDSRVKQIQDSLQTLGLDGWLFYSFRKNNSIAQKILVLPEHLTQMRRFFYYIPAKGVPQKLVHGIERGTLDTLPGDKMIYSSWRELEDALKRMVRGGKKIAMEYSPEANIPYISIVDAGTVELVKKTTGAEVVSSADLIQFFDSIWDNEQLEFHLEASRALIKFVHEAFAEIKSKLKSKQKITEYDVQQFILKRIREHGMTTEHFPNCSVNQNSGDPHYEPTKDVFKEIHENDFVLIDLWCKKNTPRGVYADYTWVGYAGTTVPEKYEKIFQVVKGARDAAVSFIKNEITKEQPLYGWQVDDVCRNYIKSKGYGEYFIHRTGHSIGEDVHGNGANIDNLETKDNRRIIPRTCFSIEPGIYFIDDFGVRTEIDVFVMENKDILVTGTPLQQEVLAILK